Proteins found in one Triticum urartu cultivar G1812 chromosome 4, Tu2.1, whole genome shotgun sequence genomic segment:
- the LOC125551917 gene encoding uncharacterized protein LOC125551917 produces the protein MAVSSPSSAPEKKRKWLLSNRKVIDRYLREARAILAAAPESGGGDAVAALGLIDAALDLSPRMEAALELRARALLALRRYREVAEMLRDYIPSCGKSCSGEDASSSSSLSSSSSGDLGTISRAKLLSPERHRSDAAETDTGTARSFRCFDVSELKRRVLAGLSKNPNTDTQWRYLVLGEACFHLGLIEDAMVLLQTGRRLASAAFRRESVCWSEDSFSSSTVAAAVASVPSGNASKSGSAFIIPAVESEAMSQLLAHVKLLLRRRTAAMAALDAGLPAEAVRHFSKILEARRGVLPHTFAAACLVGRAASFQAGGRPADAIADCNRALALDPAYIPALRARADLLQSVGALSDSLRDLDHLKLLYDAALRDGKLPGPRWRPQGGVRYREIAGAHRKLIARIQGLRSRAAVGEGCNIDYYALLGVRRGCTRSELERAHLLLSLKLKPDRAVVFGERLELVDEHRDLEAVRDQARMSALLLYRMLQKGYSFIMSAVIDEEAAARQRAKEAAAAAAALPKQQQQASPIPENPPVVNSATARTTAKPKVKAAAAVATVSSQATAPVYQGVFCRDLAVVGTLLSRSGFDRSLPVKCEAMSC, from the exons ATGGCGGTCTCCTCGCCTTCTTCCGCtccggagaagaagaggaagtGGCTCCTCAGCAACAGGAAG GTGATCGACAGGTACCTTCGGGAGGCGCGGGCGATTCTCGCCGCGGCGCCGGAATCCGGCGGCGGGGACGCCGTGGCGGCGCTCGGCCTCATCGACGCCGCGCTGGACCTGTCGCCGCGGATGGAGGCCGCGCTCGAGCTGCGGGCGCGGGCGCTCCTCGCGCTGCGGCGGTACCGCGAGGTCGCGGAGATGCTCCGTGACTACATTCCCAGCTGCGGCAAATCCTGCTCCGGCGAGGAtgcctcctcgtcgtcgtccttGTCCTCCTCCAGCTCCGGTGACCTTGGCACAATCTCCCGTGCCAAGCTCCTCTCCCCCGAGCGCCACCGCTCCGACGCGGCCGAGACTGACACTGGGACCGCTCGCTCCTTCCGCTGCTTCGATGTGTCCGAGCTCAAGCGCCGCGTCCTGGCCGGCCTCTCTAAGAACCCCAACACGGACACGCAGTGGCGGTACTTGGTCCTGGGGGAAGCTTGCTTTCACCTCGGCCTCATCGAAGATGCCATGGTTCTTCTCCAGACCGGCCGCCGCCTCGCGTCGGCGGCTTTCCGCCGCGAGAGCGTTTGTTGGTCGGAGGACAGCTTCTCATCATCGACTGTCGCCGCAGCTGTTGCCTCAGTGCCATCGGGCAACGCTTCCAAGTCCGGGTCGGCGTTCATCATACCGGCCGTGGAGTCGGAGGCCATGTCCCAGCTCCTGGCTCACGTGAAGCTCCTGCTCCGCCGCCGCACGGCCGCCATGGCGGCCCTCGACGCGGGCCTCCCAGCGGAGGCCGTCCGCCATTTCTCCAAGATACTCGAGGCACGCCGTGGCGTGCTCCCGCACACCTTCGCCGCCGCGTGCCTCGTCGGCCGCGCCGCGTCATTCCAGGCTGGCGGCCGCCCGGCAGACGCCATAGCAGATTGCAACCGTGCGCTGGCTCTCGACCCCGCGTACATCCCGGCGCTCCGCGCCCGTGCCGATCTCCTTCAGTCCGTGGGGGCGCTCTCCGATTCCCTCCGTGACCTTGACCACCTCAAACTTCTGTACGACGCGGCGCTCCGTGACGGCAAGCTGCCGGGGCCCAGGTGGCGACCGCAGGGTGGCGTGCGCTACCGCGAGATCGCGGGCGCCCACCGCAAGCTGATCGCCCGGATTCAGGGGCTACGCAGCCGCGCCGCCGTGGGCGAGGGGTGCAACATCGATTACTACGCTCTGCTGGGCGTGCGGCGCGGGTGCACGCGCTCTGAGCTGGAGCGCGCGCACTTGCTACTCTCGCTCAAGCTCAAGCCGGACCGCGCCGTGGTGTTCGGCGAGCGGCTGGAGCTGGTGGACGAGCACCGCGACCTGGAGGCGGTGCGCGACCAGGCCCGCATGTCCGCTCTGCTCCTGTACAGGATGCTGCAGAAGGGGTACTCGTTCATCATGTCGGCCGTGATCGACGAGGAGGCCGCCGCTAGGCAGAGGGCGAAAGAAGCCGCGGCCGCCGCCGCGGCGTTGCCCAAGCAGCAACAACAAGCGTCGCCGATACCGGAGAATCCTCCCGTCGTAAACAGCGCCACCGCGAGGACAACGGCGAAACCAAAGGTGAAGGCTGCAGCGGCCGTTGCAACGGTGTCGTCC